Proteins encoded by one window of Channa argus isolate prfri chromosome 1, Channa argus male v1.0, whole genome shotgun sequence:
- the ptpn20 gene encoding tyrosine-protein phosphatase non-receptor type 20 isoform X6, whose amino-acid sequence MELLTGSNFPNYSHLLHLLILSPIPHSPATPPPPFYFVLVCWSSTLDHKETAESNTNDTALGKQIVTNLLDQSCKDIRKTQSDGWSSEEDDDVFDATNQEMTSPQTGPPIISEEELSSLALIRPAKTSQYSGSRVKALIQILQHQLDQQELVKEFMALEHLKPSDNCVVGKAPENRDKNRYRDILPYDKTRVPIGENQDYINASYIRMQVGDDEFFYISCQGPLPSTVPSFWQMIWENKSDIIAMMTQEVERGRIKCHKYWPEKLGIPLDTGRYKIYLEKQQYLEYFHIKVIRMVETETGETHFLHHLKSTHWPDHGVPQCSEQLVHFIRYLRAVHHRGPITVHCSAGIGRTGVLICTDIILSLIEKDLPINVSDIVKEMRLQRHGMIQTKEQYLFCYKVWLEVLQGILQLHGNQWQPESPRDHKVV is encoded by the exons ATGGAGCTTCTGACAGGTAGTAACTTTCCAAACTACTCTCATCTTCTTCATCTACTTATTTTATCTCCAATTCCACATTCTCCagctactcctcctcctcctttttattttgttttggtctgCTGGAGTTCCACTCTTGACCACAAGGAGACAGCAGAGAGCAATACAAACGACACCGCCTTGGG GAAACAAATTGTGACCAATCTTTTGGACCAGAGCTGCAAAGACATCCGGAAAACCCAGTCAGATGGCTGGAGCAGTGAAGAAGATGATGACGTATTTGATGCCACCAATCAGGAAATGACATCACCTCAAACAG GCCCACCCATAATATCAGAGGAGGAACTGTCCAGTTTAGCTCTCATAAGACCCGCCAAGACCAGCCAGTACTCAGGTTCTAGAGTCAAAGCTCTCATCCAGATTCTGCAGCATCAACTGGACCAACAGGAACTGGTCAAAGAGTTCATG GCATTGGAGCATTTGAAGCCCTCTGACAACTGTGTTGTTGGAAAAGCTCCTGAGAACAGAGATAAGAACCGCTACCGGGACATCCTACCCT ATGATAAAACACGTGTTCCAATTGGAGAAAACCAGGACTACATCAATGCCAGCTACATTCGCATGCAAGTTGGCGATGATGAGTTCTTCTACATCTCCTGCCAGGGCCCTCTGCCGTCCACCGTGCCGTCTTTCTGGCAGATGATTTGGGAAAACAAATCTGACATCATTGCCATGATGACCCAGGAAGTAGAACGTGGAAGGATCAAATGTCACAAATACTGGCCAGAGAAGCTGGGCATTCCTCTGGACACGGGCAGGTACAAGATTTACCTGGAAAAGCAACAGTATCTGGAGTATTTCCATATCAAGGTTATCCGGATGGTGGAGACAGAG ACTGGTGAAACTCATTTTCTCCATCACCTGAAGTCCACACACTGGCCTGACCATGGCGTCCCACAATGCTCTGAGCAACTGGTTCACTTCATTCGCTACCTGAGGGCAGTGCACCACAGGGGGCCAATCACTGTGCACTGCAGCGCTGGAATCGGACGCACAGGAGTTCTCATCTGTACTGACATTATCCTCAGCCTCATTGAGAAGGATCTGCCT ATTAATGTGAGCGACATCGTAAAAGAGATGAGGCTTCAGCGGCATGGGATGATTCAAACCAAG GAACAATACCTCTTCTGCTACAAAGTCTGGTTGGAAGTTTTACAGGGCATTTTACAGCTTCATGGCAACCAATGGCAACCGGAAAGTCCCCGGGACCACAAAGTAGtttga
- the ptpn20 gene encoding tyrosine-protein phosphatase non-receptor type 20 isoform X5 encodes MRIHLNRRAVTAPLLIELAAHPSVLLTCCMELLTGSNFPNYSHLLHLLILSPIPHSPATPPPPFYFVLVCWSSTLDHKETAESNTNDTALGKQIVTNLLDQSCKDIRKTQSDGWSSEEDDDVFDATNQEMTSPQTGPPIISEEELSSLALIRPAKTSQYSGSRVKALIQILQHQLDQQELVKEFMALEHLKPSDNCVVGKAPENRDKNRYRDILPYDKTRVPIGENQDYINASYIRMQVGDDEFFYISCQGPLPSTVPSFWQMIWENKSDIIAMMTQEVERGRIKCHKYWPEKLGIPLDTGRYKIYLEKQQYLEYFHIKVIRMVETETGETHFLHHLKSTHWPDHGVPQCSEQLVHFIRYLRAVHHRGPITVHCSAGIGRTGVLICTDIILSLIEKDLPINVSDIVKEMRLQRHGMIQTKEQYLFCYKVWLEVLQGILQLHGNQWQPESPRDHKVV; translated from the exons ATGAGAATCCATTTAAACAG GAGAGCTGTAACAGCACCCCTTCTCATCGAGCTTGCTGCCCATCCCTCAGTGTTGCTGACATGTTGCATGGAGCTTCTGACAGGTAGTAACTTTCCAAACTACTCTCATCTTCTTCATCTACTTATTTTATCTCCAATTCCACATTCTCCagctactcctcctcctcctttttattttgttttggtctgCTGGAGTTCCACTCTTGACCACAAGGAGACAGCAGAGAGCAATACAAACGACACCGCCTTGGG GAAACAAATTGTGACCAATCTTTTGGACCAGAGCTGCAAAGACATCCGGAAAACCCAGTCAGATGGCTGGAGCAGTGAAGAAGATGATGACGTATTTGATGCCACCAATCAGGAAATGACATCACCTCAAACAG GCCCACCCATAATATCAGAGGAGGAACTGTCCAGTTTAGCTCTCATAAGACCCGCCAAGACCAGCCAGTACTCAGGTTCTAGAGTCAAAGCTCTCATCCAGATTCTGCAGCATCAACTGGACCAACAGGAACTGGTCAAAGAGTTCATG GCATTGGAGCATTTGAAGCCCTCTGACAACTGTGTTGTTGGAAAAGCTCCTGAGAACAGAGATAAGAACCGCTACCGGGACATCCTACCCT ATGATAAAACACGTGTTCCAATTGGAGAAAACCAGGACTACATCAATGCCAGCTACATTCGCATGCAAGTTGGCGATGATGAGTTCTTCTACATCTCCTGCCAGGGCCCTCTGCCGTCCACCGTGCCGTCTTTCTGGCAGATGATTTGGGAAAACAAATCTGACATCATTGCCATGATGACCCAGGAAGTAGAACGTGGAAGGATCAAATGTCACAAATACTGGCCAGAGAAGCTGGGCATTCCTCTGGACACGGGCAGGTACAAGATTTACCTGGAAAAGCAACAGTATCTGGAGTATTTCCATATCAAGGTTATCCGGATGGTGGAGACAGAG ACTGGTGAAACTCATTTTCTCCATCACCTGAAGTCCACACACTGGCCTGACCATGGCGTCCCACAATGCTCTGAGCAACTGGTTCACTTCATTCGCTACCTGAGGGCAGTGCACCACAGGGGGCCAATCACTGTGCACTGCAGCGCTGGAATCGGACGCACAGGAGTTCTCATCTGTACTGACATTATCCTCAGCCTCATTGAGAAGGATCTGCCT ATTAATGTGAGCGACATCGTAAAAGAGATGAGGCTTCAGCGGCATGGGATGATTCAAACCAAG GAACAATACCTCTTCTGCTACAAAGTCTGGTTGGAAGTTTTACAGGGCATTTTACAGCTTCATGGCAACCAATGGCAACCGGAAAGTCCCCGGGACCACAAAGTAGtttga
- the ptpn20 gene encoding tyrosine-protein phosphatase non-receptor type 20 isoform X8: MTSPQTGPPIISEEELSSLALIRPAKTSQYSGSRVKALIQILQHQLDQQELVKEFMALEHLKPSDNCVVGKAPENRDKNRYRDILPYDKTRVPIGENQDYINASYIRMQVGDDEFFYISCQGPLPSTVPSFWQMIWENKSDIIAMMTQEVERGRIKCHKYWPEKLGIPLDTGRYKIYLEKQQYLEYFHIKVIRMVETETGETHFLHHLKSTHWPDHGVPQCSEQLVHFIRYLRAVHHRGPITVHCSAGIGRTGVLICTDIILSLIEKDLPINVSDIVKEMRLQRHGMIQTKEQYLFCYKVWLEVLQGILQLHGNQWQPESPRDHKVV, encoded by the exons ATGACATCACCTCAAACAG GCCCACCCATAATATCAGAGGAGGAACTGTCCAGTTTAGCTCTCATAAGACCCGCCAAGACCAGCCAGTACTCAGGTTCTAGAGTCAAAGCTCTCATCCAGATTCTGCAGCATCAACTGGACCAACAGGAACTGGTCAAAGAGTTCATG GCATTGGAGCATTTGAAGCCCTCTGACAACTGTGTTGTTGGAAAAGCTCCTGAGAACAGAGATAAGAACCGCTACCGGGACATCCTACCCT ATGATAAAACACGTGTTCCAATTGGAGAAAACCAGGACTACATCAATGCCAGCTACATTCGCATGCAAGTTGGCGATGATGAGTTCTTCTACATCTCCTGCCAGGGCCCTCTGCCGTCCACCGTGCCGTCTTTCTGGCAGATGATTTGGGAAAACAAATCTGACATCATTGCCATGATGACCCAGGAAGTAGAACGTGGAAGGATCAAATGTCACAAATACTGGCCAGAGAAGCTGGGCATTCCTCTGGACACGGGCAGGTACAAGATTTACCTGGAAAAGCAACAGTATCTGGAGTATTTCCATATCAAGGTTATCCGGATGGTGGAGACAGAG ACTGGTGAAACTCATTTTCTCCATCACCTGAAGTCCACACACTGGCCTGACCATGGCGTCCCACAATGCTCTGAGCAACTGGTTCACTTCATTCGCTACCTGAGGGCAGTGCACCACAGGGGGCCAATCACTGTGCACTGCAGCGCTGGAATCGGACGCACAGGAGTTCTCATCTGTACTGACATTATCCTCAGCCTCATTGAGAAGGATCTGCCT ATTAATGTGAGCGACATCGTAAAAGAGATGAGGCTTCAGCGGCATGGGATGATTCAAACCAAG GAACAATACCTCTTCTGCTACAAAGTCTGGTTGGAAGTTTTACAGGGCATTTTACAGCTTCATGGCAACCAATGGCAACCGGAAAGTCCCCGGGACCACAAAGTAGtttga
- the ptpn20 gene encoding tyrosine-protein phosphatase non-receptor type 20 isoform X4, whose protein sequence is MSEEVKVEALYRTAAKFRCLSLTQDQDSCIMQVEFKKPEGGGLGFALVGGTNGSMLRIKEICSGGVAEQDGRLRVGDILLEVNGVIVSGLSHSKVVDILRKAEGTVQLTICRDILPLTYCESPTPPNMSAQTEAILAEQPAPVSIPDTCSSPDLMLNRPVERPPEATVVNKTDVVLTSPPPPPHRLTIVTDENPFKQESCNSTPSHRACCPSLSVADMLHGASDRKQIVTNLLDQSCKDIRKTQSDGWSSEEDDDVFDATNQEMTSPQTGPPIISEEELSSLALIRPAKTSQYSGSRVKALIQILQHQLDQQELVKEFMALEHLKPSDNCVVGKAPENRDKNRYRDILPYDKTRVPIGENQDYINASYIRMQVGDDEFFYISCQGPLPSTVPSFWQMIWENKSDIIAMMTQEVERGRIKCHKYWPEKLGIPLDTGRYKIYLEKQQYLEYFHIKVIRMVETETGETHFLHHLKSTHWPDHGVPQCSEQLVHFIRYLRAVHHRGPITVHCSAGIGRTGVLICTDIILSLIEKDLPINVSDIVKEMRLQRHGMIQTKEQYLFCYKVWLEVLQGILQLHGNQWQPESPRDHKVV, encoded by the exons ATGTCCGAAGAGGTGAAAG TCGAAGCATTGTATAGGACTGCTGCTAAATTTAggtgtctctctctcacccaaGACCAGGAC AGCTGCATCATGCAAGTGGAGTTCAAAAAACCAGAAGGGGGGGGTCTTGGCTTTGCTTTGGTTGGGGGGACCAATGGCAGCATGCTCAGAATAAAGGAAATCTGTTCTGGTGGAGTAGCTGAGCAGGACGGTCGGCTGAGAGTGGGAGATATTTTATTAGAG GTGAATGGTGTGATTGTGTCCGGTCTGAGTCACAGCAAGGTGGTGGATATCCTGCGTAAAGCTGAGGGCACTGTACAACTCACCATCTGCAGAGACATCCTGCCATTGACCTACTGTGAATCACCCACACCGCCAAACATGTCGGCTCAGACAGAAGCTATTTTAGCCGAGCAGCCAGCTCCTGTGTCCATCCCTGATACCTGTTCCTCACCTGACCTCATGCTGAATAGGCCAGTTGAGCGTCCCCCTG AGGCGACTGTGGTTAATAAAACAGATGTTGTCCTAActtcaccaccacctccacctcacCGACTGACCATTGTAACAGATGAGAATCCATTTAAACAG GAGAGCTGTAACAGCACCCCTTCTCATCGAGCTTGCTGCCCATCCCTCAGTGTTGCTGACATGTTGCATGGAGCTTCTGACAG GAAACAAATTGTGACCAATCTTTTGGACCAGAGCTGCAAAGACATCCGGAAAACCCAGTCAGATGGCTGGAGCAGTGAAGAAGATGATGACGTATTTGATGCCACCAATCAGGAAATGACATCACCTCAAACAG GCCCACCCATAATATCAGAGGAGGAACTGTCCAGTTTAGCTCTCATAAGACCCGCCAAGACCAGCCAGTACTCAGGTTCTAGAGTCAAAGCTCTCATCCAGATTCTGCAGCATCAACTGGACCAACAGGAACTGGTCAAAGAGTTCATG GCATTGGAGCATTTGAAGCCCTCTGACAACTGTGTTGTTGGAAAAGCTCCTGAGAACAGAGATAAGAACCGCTACCGGGACATCCTACCCT ATGATAAAACACGTGTTCCAATTGGAGAAAACCAGGACTACATCAATGCCAGCTACATTCGCATGCAAGTTGGCGATGATGAGTTCTTCTACATCTCCTGCCAGGGCCCTCTGCCGTCCACCGTGCCGTCTTTCTGGCAGATGATTTGGGAAAACAAATCTGACATCATTGCCATGATGACCCAGGAAGTAGAACGTGGAAGGATCAAATGTCACAAATACTGGCCAGAGAAGCTGGGCATTCCTCTGGACACGGGCAGGTACAAGATTTACCTGGAAAAGCAACAGTATCTGGAGTATTTCCATATCAAGGTTATCCGGATGGTGGAGACAGAG ACTGGTGAAACTCATTTTCTCCATCACCTGAAGTCCACACACTGGCCTGACCATGGCGTCCCACAATGCTCTGAGCAACTGGTTCACTTCATTCGCTACCTGAGGGCAGTGCACCACAGGGGGCCAATCACTGTGCACTGCAGCGCTGGAATCGGACGCACAGGAGTTCTCATCTGTACTGACATTATCCTCAGCCTCATTGAGAAGGATCTGCCT ATTAATGTGAGCGACATCGTAAAAGAGATGAGGCTTCAGCGGCATGGGATGATTCAAACCAAG GAACAATACCTCTTCTGCTACAAAGTCTGGTTGGAAGTTTTACAGGGCATTTTACAGCTTCATGGCAACCAATGGCAACCGGAAAGTCCCCGGGACCACAAAGTAGtttga
- the ptpn20 gene encoding tyrosine-protein phosphatase non-receptor type 20 isoform X7 encodes MLHGASDRKQIVTNLLDQSCKDIRKTQSDGWSSEEDDDVFDATNQEMTSPQTGPPIISEEELSSLALIRPAKTSQYSGSRVKALIQILQHQLDQQELVKEFMALEHLKPSDNCVVGKAPENRDKNRYRDILPYDKTRVPIGENQDYINASYIRMQVGDDEFFYISCQGPLPSTVPSFWQMIWENKSDIIAMMTQEVERGRIKCHKYWPEKLGIPLDTGRYKIYLEKQQYLEYFHIKVIRMVETETGETHFLHHLKSTHWPDHGVPQCSEQLVHFIRYLRAVHHRGPITVHCSAGIGRTGVLICTDIILSLIEKDLPINVSDIVKEMRLQRHGMIQTKEQYLFCYKVWLEVLQGILQLHGNQWQPESPRDHKVV; translated from the exons ATGTTGCATGGAGCTTCTGACAG GAAACAAATTGTGACCAATCTTTTGGACCAGAGCTGCAAAGACATCCGGAAAACCCAGTCAGATGGCTGGAGCAGTGAAGAAGATGATGACGTATTTGATGCCACCAATCAGGAAATGACATCACCTCAAACAG GCCCACCCATAATATCAGAGGAGGAACTGTCCAGTTTAGCTCTCATAAGACCCGCCAAGACCAGCCAGTACTCAGGTTCTAGAGTCAAAGCTCTCATCCAGATTCTGCAGCATCAACTGGACCAACAGGAACTGGTCAAAGAGTTCATG GCATTGGAGCATTTGAAGCCCTCTGACAACTGTGTTGTTGGAAAAGCTCCTGAGAACAGAGATAAGAACCGCTACCGGGACATCCTACCCT ATGATAAAACACGTGTTCCAATTGGAGAAAACCAGGACTACATCAATGCCAGCTACATTCGCATGCAAGTTGGCGATGATGAGTTCTTCTACATCTCCTGCCAGGGCCCTCTGCCGTCCACCGTGCCGTCTTTCTGGCAGATGATTTGGGAAAACAAATCTGACATCATTGCCATGATGACCCAGGAAGTAGAACGTGGAAGGATCAAATGTCACAAATACTGGCCAGAGAAGCTGGGCATTCCTCTGGACACGGGCAGGTACAAGATTTACCTGGAAAAGCAACAGTATCTGGAGTATTTCCATATCAAGGTTATCCGGATGGTGGAGACAGAG ACTGGTGAAACTCATTTTCTCCATCACCTGAAGTCCACACACTGGCCTGACCATGGCGTCCCACAATGCTCTGAGCAACTGGTTCACTTCATTCGCTACCTGAGGGCAGTGCACCACAGGGGGCCAATCACTGTGCACTGCAGCGCTGGAATCGGACGCACAGGAGTTCTCATCTGTACTGACATTATCCTCAGCCTCATTGAGAAGGATCTGCCT ATTAATGTGAGCGACATCGTAAAAGAGATGAGGCTTCAGCGGCATGGGATGATTCAAACCAAG GAACAATACCTCTTCTGCTACAAAGTCTGGTTGGAAGTTTTACAGGGCATTTTACAGCTTCATGGCAACCAATGGCAACCGGAAAGTCCCCGGGACCACAAAGTAGtttga